A single Acidobacteriota bacterium DNA region contains:
- a CDS encoding cysteine desulfurase-like protein: MSNPTSSVASTEAIRAYFPALQRQHNGFPVAYFDGPGGTQVPRQVAEAMSDYLFHHNANTHWAYPTSAETDELIAKARQTLADFFNCAPDEVSFGANMTTITFHIARALGRGFGPGDEIVITELDHHANNAPWQALAKERGVTIRTVRMLTETGQLDWDDLASKLNDKTKVLAIGAASNALGTINDIKRAVELAHAVGALVYVDAVHYAPHELVDVRDLDCDFLACSAYKFYGPHIGVLYGKHELLETLDVPKLEPSPNEAPDRLETGTQNHEGICGAAAAVNFVASFAEGFAEGFAEGATRRERLVSSFAALHARGHALLTRLWDGLHAIPGVTVFGPGPDEARTPTVSFIVNGIPAEEVTKQLVERGVFTSHGDFYAMTVIERLGQTEHGVVRAGCACYTTAEEIERLLDGVRAIAQAN; this comes from the coding sequence CCAGCACAACGGCTTCCCCGTCGCTTATTTCGATGGCCCCGGCGGCACGCAAGTCCCCCGGCAAGTCGCCGAGGCGATGAGCGATTATCTCTTCCATCACAACGCCAACACGCATTGGGCCTATCCGACGAGCGCCGAAACAGACGAGTTGATCGCCAAAGCGCGCCAGACACTGGCCGACTTTTTCAACTGCGCGCCTGACGAAGTTTCATTCGGCGCGAACATGACGACGATCACTTTTCACATCGCGCGCGCCTTAGGCAGAGGGTTCGGCCCTGGCGACGAGATCGTCATCACCGAACTCGATCACCACGCCAACAACGCGCCTTGGCAGGCGTTGGCAAAAGAGCGCGGCGTGACGATTCGCACCGTGCGGATGCTGACTGAGACGGGCCAACTCGATTGGGACGATCTCGCCAGCAAGCTCAACGACAAAACCAAAGTCCTCGCCATCGGCGCGGCCTCCAATGCGCTGGGCACCATCAACGACATCAAACGCGCGGTTGAATTGGCGCATGCCGTGGGCGCGCTCGTTTACGTGGACGCCGTGCATTACGCGCCGCACGAGTTGGTGGACGTGCGAGACCTGGATTGCGATTTCCTGGCCTGTTCGGCTTACAAGTTTTACGGCCCGCACATCGGCGTGCTGTATGGCAAACACGAATTGCTCGAAACGCTCGATGTGCCCAAACTCGAACCTTCGCCCAACGAAGCGCCCGACCGCTTGGAAACCGGCACGCAAAATCACGAAGGCATCTGCGGCGCGGCGGCGGCGGTCAACTTCGTGGCTTCTTTTGCTGAAGGTTTTGCCGAAGGTTTTGCGGAAGGCGCAACGCGGCGTGAACGCTTGGTCAGCAGTTTCGCCGCGCTGCACGCGCGCGGTCACGCCTTGCTGACACGGTTGTGGGACGGCTTGCACGCGATTCCTGGCGTGACCGTCTTTGGCCCTGGCCCTGACGAAGCGCGCACACCGACCGTCTCGTTCATCGTCAACGGCATTCCGGCGGAAGAGGTCACCAAACAACTGGTTGAACGCGGCGTCTTTACTTCGCACGGTGACTTTTATGCCATGACCGTGATCGAACGATTGGGCCAGACTGAGCATGGCGTGGTACGGGCGGGCTGCGCTTGCTACACTACGGCGGAAGAAATCGAACGCCTGCTCGACGGCGTGCGCGCTATCGCACAGGCAAACTAA